In a genomic window of Roseiflexus castenholzii DSM 13941:
- the rpe gene encoding ribulose-phosphate 3-epimerase: protein MPVIGANQRLIRLMPSILAADFLRLGEQAREVAEAGADGLHIDVMDGLFVPNISIGIPVVAALRRAVDLPLDCHLMIVDPERYLEAFVTAGATHITVHVEACRHLHRTIQQIHDLGVTAGVALNPATSLTAIEDILPDLDLVLMMSVDPGFSGQTYIPRSTAKIARLRRILDECGLQHIELQVDGGISAANVADVVGAGATSIVAGTGVFNSLPIAETIQALRWAIQPHNS, encoded by the coding sequence GTGCCCGTTATCGGTGCCAATCAGCGTCTGATACGCTTGATGCCATCCATCCTCGCCGCCGACTTTCTGCGGCTGGGTGAGCAGGCGCGCGAAGTTGCCGAAGCAGGCGCCGATGGGCTGCATATTGACGTGATGGACGGCCTGTTCGTGCCGAACATCAGCATCGGCATACCGGTCGTTGCTGCACTGCGCCGTGCAGTCGATCTGCCGCTCGATTGCCATCTGATGATCGTCGATCCCGAACGCTACCTTGAGGCATTCGTCACGGCCGGCGCAACCCACATTACTGTTCACGTCGAAGCCTGCCGTCACCTGCACCGCACGATTCAGCAGATCCACGACCTTGGGGTTACGGCGGGGGTGGCGCTCAATCCGGCCACGTCGCTAACCGCTATCGAAGACATTCTGCCCGACCTCGATCTGGTGCTGATGATGAGCGTCGATCCGGGGTTCAGTGGGCAAACCTACATTCCACGTAGCACGGCGAAGATCGCCCGCTTACGACGCATACTCGACGAGTGCGGGTTGCAACATATCGAGTTGCAGGTCGATGGCGGCATCAGCGCCGCAAATGTCGCCGATGTGGTCGGCGCTGGCGCTACCAGTATCGTCGCGGGTACGGGGGTGTTTAACTCGCTCCCCATCGCCGAAACGATACAGGCGCTCCGTTGGGCGATTCAACCTCATAACTCCTGA
- a CDS encoding MFS transporter, with product MDERKRNQILLVLFIGVLMAALDIAIVGPALPALREHFQIDARAASWMFVIYVLLNLVGTPFIAKLSDRFGRRILYTASIALFGLGSLIVVAAPVYAVVLAGRAIQGLGAGGIFPVASAVIGDTFPPEKRGSALGLIGAVFGIAFLVGPIIGGLLLLLGWQWLFLINLPIAMALIGFGVKLLPAIRTATPRPFDWGGTVVLGVLLAALAVALSDLAYLLEDASVSGLVNALRTSTVAPLLLLALALAPVFWWIERRAEDPVLDLNLFRNRQIALAGALSFGAGLSEAVTLFVPSLLVAAFGVTPSTASFMLIPMVLAMAIGSPLSGRALDRVGSKIVVLTGTALIAAGLVLEGTLANVLPAFYGFSALFGIGIGVLLGASLRYILLNEAPAEERGATQGVLTVFISIGQLIGAVLLGAIAAARGGDVGGYAFAFLVVGVLMAVLFIASFGLKSRAQELATQQRLQRGASMA from the coding sequence ATGGACGAACGCAAACGCAACCAGATTTTGCTCGTTCTGTTTATCGGCGTCCTGATGGCGGCGCTCGACATTGCTATCGTCGGGCCGGCGCTTCCGGCGTTGCGCGAGCACTTTCAGATCGATGCGCGCGCGGCATCGTGGATGTTCGTTATCTACGTGCTCCTCAATCTTGTCGGAACTCCGTTTATTGCCAAATTATCGGATCGATTCGGTCGGCGTATCCTGTATACGGCAAGCATTGCCCTTTTTGGTCTGGGGTCATTGATTGTCGTCGCGGCGCCGGTGTATGCGGTGGTGCTGGCAGGCCGGGCTATCCAGGGGCTTGGAGCCGGCGGCATCTTCCCGGTCGCCAGCGCGGTGATCGGCGATACTTTTCCGCCGGAGAAACGTGGGAGCGCGCTTGGTCTGATCGGCGCCGTGTTTGGTATTGCGTTCCTGGTGGGACCGATTATCGGCGGATTATTGCTGTTGCTCGGATGGCAGTGGCTGTTCCTGATCAATCTGCCGATTGCAATGGCGCTGATCGGGTTTGGCGTGAAATTGTTGCCTGCCATACGCACAGCGACACCGCGCCCCTTCGATTGGGGTGGGACGGTTGTGTTGGGTGTGCTGCTGGCGGCGCTGGCTGTGGCGCTCAGTGATCTTGCCTATCTGCTGGAAGACGCCAGTGTGTCCGGTCTGGTCAATGCGTTGCGCACATCCACGGTGGCGCCGCTGTTGTTGCTGGCGCTGGCGCTGGCGCCGGTCTTCTGGTGGATCGAGCGCCGCGCTGAAGACCCGGTGTTGGATCTGAACCTGTTCCGCAACCGGCAGATTGCGCTGGCCGGTGCGCTCTCGTTTGGCGCAGGGTTGAGCGAGGCGGTGACGCTGTTCGTGCCATCGTTGCTGGTGGCGGCGTTTGGCGTCACACCATCGACGGCGAGTTTTATGCTGATCCCGATGGTGCTGGCAATGGCGATTGGTTCGCCGTTGTCGGGGCGCGCGCTGGATCGGGTTGGTTCAAAGATCGTTGTGCTCACCGGCACCGCCTTGATTGCCGCCGGGTTGGTGCTGGAAGGCACGCTGGCGAACGTTTTGCCGGCATTTTATGGATTCTCTGCACTGTTCGGCATTGGCATCGGTGTCTTGCTCGGCGCGTCGCTGCGGTATATTCTGTTGAACGAAGCGCCGGCCGAAGAGCGAGGCGCAACCCAGGGAGTGCTGACGGTGTTCATCAGTATCGGGCAGTTGATTGGCGCCGTTTTGCTGGGCGCCATAGCAGCCGCACGCGGCGGCGATGTCGGTGGCTATGCTTTTGCCTTCCTCGTGGTCGGCGTCCTGATGGCAGTGTTGTTCATCGCATCGTTTGGGTTGAAGAGTCGCGCCCAGGAATTGGCGACGCAGCAGCGTTTGCAGCGCGGCGCATCGATGGCATGA
- a CDS encoding M24 family metallopeptidase, giving the protein MLYYQKAAQAEALLAETNLDAWLIFARESVIRPDPGIELVVGVDVTWDSAFIFGRNGQRVALVGRYDVAGVRESGLFPTIIGYDESIRDHLIDVLRRLDPLTIGLNYSLDDPTADGLTHGMFLHLCDLLADTPFPSRFVSAAPLLAKLRSRKTPAEVERIRAAVAVTEEIVDLVAQQIRPGVSEAQIAAFVHEEFRRRNLASAWSWDACPIVNSGPESEVGHGGPRNDIVVQPGHLVHIDLGVQREGYCSDIQRMWYVRRPGETAPPPDVQRAFETVVRAIEAGAAALRPGARGYAVDAAARQVIVAAGYDEYRHALGHGLGRACHDGGPLLGPRWPRYGKTPEMHVEAGNVYTLELGVVTAAGYIGIEEDVLVTDKGVEFLSTFQRRLWEV; this is encoded by the coding sequence ATGCTCTACTATCAGAAAGCTGCTCAGGCAGAGGCATTGCTTGCCGAAACCAATCTCGATGCCTGGCTCATCTTCGCACGTGAAAGCGTGATCCGTCCTGACCCAGGCATCGAACTCGTTGTTGGTGTTGATGTGACGTGGGACTCGGCATTCATCTTTGGGCGCAATGGGCAGCGCGTCGCGCTTGTGGGGCGTTACGACGTCGCCGGTGTGCGCGAGTCGGGGCTGTTTCCGACGATCATTGGCTATGATGAAAGCATCCGCGATCATCTGATCGATGTCCTGCGCCGCCTTGATCCGCTGACTATCGGGTTGAACTATAGCCTCGACGACCCGACAGCCGATGGACTGACTCACGGCATGTTTCTGCATCTCTGCGACCTGTTGGCAGACACGCCCTTTCCGTCACGTTTTGTGAGCGCCGCGCCCCTGCTGGCGAAGTTGCGTTCGCGTAAGACGCCAGCCGAGGTGGAGCGCATTCGCGCTGCCGTCGCCGTCACCGAAGAGATCGTCGATCTGGTTGCACAACAGATTCGCCCTGGCGTCAGTGAGGCGCAGATCGCCGCTTTCGTTCATGAGGAGTTTCGCCGCCGCAATCTGGCGAGCGCCTGGTCATGGGATGCCTGCCCGATTGTGAATAGCGGTCCCGAATCAGAAGTCGGTCATGGCGGTCCGCGTAATGACATCGTGGTGCAGCCGGGGCATCTGGTGCACATTGATCTGGGCGTTCAGCGCGAGGGGTACTGCTCGGATATTCAGCGCATGTGGTATGTGCGTCGTCCTGGTGAAACGGCGCCCCCGCCGGACGTTCAGCGCGCTTTCGAGACGGTGGTGCGGGCGATCGAGGCGGGCGCAGCGGCGCTGCGCCCCGGCGCGCGCGGATACGCGGTGGACGCAGCGGCGCGTCAGGTCATTGTTGCAGCGGGATACGACGAGTACCGCCACGCACTGGGGCATGGTCTGGGGCGCGCCTGTCACGACGGCGGTCCGTTGCTCGGTCCGCGCTGGCCTCGCTACGGCAAAACGCCGGAAATGCATGTCGAGGCGGGGAATGTCTACACCCTTGAACTGGGTGTCGTCACTGCGGCAGGGTATATCGGCATCGAGGAAGATGTGCTGGTGACTGACAAAGGCGTAGAGTTTCTCTCGACCTTTCAGCGCAGGTTGTGGGAGGTGTGA
- a CDS encoding FhaA domain-containing protein, translating to MSALSRFEAFMENIVEGSVARLFRSPVQPAEIAKRLERAMEANQTVSVRRILVPNYYRAFLNPQDFEAFKPIRTEVEREMATYLAELAQERRFSMVEHPRVELVADAGVPRRTIQVVAETHAAPAAPHQVGDTQVIPAQVAAAPAARARLLLATPTGTHVIPLDSTSMTIGRGLNNDIVLEDARVSRNHAQLRYKSRRFWLTDLGSTNGTFVNGEPITERALRDGDVISLGGLELTFRHMDR from the coding sequence ATGTCAGCACTCAGTCGCTTCGAAGCGTTCATGGAGAATATCGTCGAGGGTTCGGTCGCACGGTTATTCCGCAGCCCAGTGCAACCTGCCGAGATCGCCAAACGCCTCGAACGCGCGATGGAAGCCAACCAGACGGTGAGTGTGCGGCGCATTCTGGTGCCGAACTACTACCGTGCATTCCTGAATCCGCAGGACTTTGAGGCATTCAAGCCGATTCGCACCGAGGTCGAACGCGAGATGGCGACCTATCTGGCGGAGCTGGCACAGGAACGCAGGTTTAGCATGGTCGAACATCCTCGCGTCGAACTGGTCGCCGATGCTGGCGTGCCCCGGCGAACGATCCAGGTCGTGGCGGAAACACATGCAGCGCCAGCAGCACCACATCAGGTTGGCGATACACAGGTCATTCCGGCACAGGTCGCAGCGGCGCCAGCGGCGCGTGCCCGCCTGCTGCTGGCAACTCCCACCGGTACACACGTCATCCCGCTCGATAGCACATCGATGACAATTGGACGCGGACTGAACAACGATATCGTTTTGGAAGACGCGCGCGTCTCACGCAACCACGCTCAATTGCGCTACAAGTCGCGTCGTTTCTGGCTGACCGACCTTGGCTCGACTAATGGCACCTTCGTCAATGGCGAACCGATAACGGAACGCGCCCTACGTGACGGCGATGTCATCTCGCTTGGCGGGCTGGAACTGACGTTTCGCCACATGGATCGTTGA
- a CDS encoding FHA domain-containing protein, producing MFDFANASIDAVLLVLRVAVVLLLYFFLWQALRVMIRELAVIGQTGQVSATHSPYGHLVVLRSGQSGVAVGKMFPLSPSTIIGRSMEQCEIALNDSFLSQQHARLELRGNQWVLEDLNSTNGTFVNDIEVRGATVVEEGDIIRVGRIELRLVSG from the coding sequence ATGTTCGATTTTGCCAATGCCTCGATCGACGCCGTTCTTCTTGTGCTGCGCGTAGCCGTCGTGCTGCTGCTCTACTTCTTCCTCTGGCAGGCGCTGCGCGTCATGATCCGCGAACTCGCCGTCATCGGGCAGACCGGTCAGGTTTCGGCGACTCATAGCCCGTATGGTCATCTGGTAGTGCTGCGCAGCGGCCAGAGCGGTGTTGCGGTCGGCAAAATGTTCCCGCTCAGCCCGAGCACGATCATTGGACGCAGCATGGAACAGTGTGAGATCGCCCTGAATGACTCGTTTCTGTCGCAGCAGCACGCTCGCCTCGAATTGCGCGGCAACCAGTGGGTGCTCGAAGACCTCAACAGCACCAATGGCACCTTCGTGAACGACATCGAAGTGCGCGGCGCCACCGTCGTCGAAGAAGGTGACATTATTCGCGTCGGACGCATCGAACTGCGCCTGGTAAGCGGGTAG
- a CDS encoding alpha/beta hydrolase, with protein METTASTAAARRARRLRQIALFTAATLVTLVMALYLGISTYAASILTMPQRDAEVNTPATFGARFEEVRFPARSGDVEIAAWYLPQPDSARAVILVHGKDSSRSTEFQGRFSEFAARLYKRGFAILMIDLRGHGASGDARFSFGLAERRDILGAVDWLMTHGFRAGSIGVLGVSMGAASAIGAAAEDPAIGALVADCTYAEIEPLIRRHWRTASGLPDIFLPSTLFMGRFVLGIDLTTARPVTEIDDIVPRPVLIIHGDADAFTPVENGRALAAAAPGAEYWEVPGAGHARSYDIDPQRYVDRVAGFFERHLGR; from the coding sequence ATGGAGACGACAGCATCCACCGCTGCTGCTCGGCGCGCCAGGCGCCTGCGACAGATAGCGCTCTTTACCGCAGCGACGCTGGTCACGCTGGTTATGGCGCTCTACCTGGGCATTTCGACCTATGCCGCCAGCATTCTGACCATGCCGCAACGCGATGCGGAAGTCAACACGCCTGCCACATTCGGCGCTCGCTTCGAGGAGGTGCGTTTCCCGGCGCGCAGCGGCGACGTAGAGATTGCCGCGTGGTATCTGCCACAGCCAGACTCTGCGCGAGCAGTGATCCTCGTCCATGGCAAAGATAGCAGCCGCTCAACGGAATTCCAGGGGCGTTTCAGCGAGTTCGCCGCCCGCCTCTACAAACGCGGATTTGCCATCCTGATGATCGATCTGCGCGGGCACGGCGCAAGCGGCGATGCGCGCTTCAGTTTTGGGCTGGCGGAACGGCGCGATATTCTTGGGGCGGTCGACTGGCTCATGACGCACGGATTCCGAGCCGGAAGCATCGGCGTGCTCGGCGTGTCGATGGGCGCCGCCTCTGCAATTGGCGCTGCCGCCGAAGACCCGGCAATCGGCGCGCTTGTAGCGGATTGCACTTACGCCGAGATTGAGCCGCTCATCCGGCGTCACTGGCGCACAGCCAGCGGCTTGCCGGATATCTTCCTGCCTTCGACCCTTTTTATGGGGCGATTTGTCCTTGGAATAGACCTCACAACTGCGCGACCGGTCACCGAAATCGACGACATTGTGCCGCGACCGGTGCTGATCATCCATGGCGACGCCGACGCATTTACGCCGGTGGAAAACGGACGCGCCCTCGCTGCGGCTGCGCCTGGCGCCGAATACTGGGAAGTGCCTGGCGCGGGGCATGCCCGCTCTTACGACATCGATCCGCAGCGGTATGTGGATCGGGTTGCTGGATTCTTCGAGCGCCATTTGGGGAGATGA
- a CDS encoding dihydroorotate dehydrogenase-like protein, which produces MTDFRTTYLGLSLKNPIVASSSPISKRIDNVRRLEEAGAAAVVLFSLFEEQITHEARELDYYLDRGAYSFAESLTYFPDLEQYNLGVEPYLEHIHALKQRVSIPIIASLNGPSDGDWVEYANKVEQAGADALELNLYFLATDPGITGAAIEEQYLRLVRDVCSRVTIPVAIKMSPFFSSIANMAKQFSDAGAKGLVLFNRFYQPDFDLETLDVVPNLKLSTSDELRLPLRWIAILYGRVKADLALTSGVHTAEDVLKAMMAGARVAMMTSELLARGIDRIPAILNDLRAWMEEHEYESIEQMQGSMSQQAVENPAAFERANYIRALGSFH; this is translated from the coding sequence ATGACCGATTTTCGGACGACCTATCTTGGTTTGTCGTTGAAGAATCCCATTGTCGCTTCGTCATCGCCGATCTCGAAACGTATCGACAATGTTCGTCGCCTGGAGGAAGCCGGCGCCGCTGCCGTCGTGCTCTTTTCGTTGTTTGAAGAGCAGATCACCCACGAGGCGCGCGAACTTGACTACTACCTTGATCGGGGCGCCTACAGTTTCGCAGAGTCGCTGACGTACTTCCCCGATCTAGAACAGTATAACCTGGGAGTTGAACCGTATCTCGAGCACATTCACGCACTCAAGCAGCGCGTCAGCATTCCGATCATCGCCAGCCTCAACGGACCGTCGGACGGCGATTGGGTGGAATACGCGAACAAAGTGGAGCAGGCAGGCGCCGATGCACTAGAACTGAACCTCTACTTCCTGGCGACCGACCCAGGCATTACCGGCGCTGCCATCGAAGAACAGTACCTGCGCCTCGTGCGCGACGTGTGCAGCCGGGTGACGATCCCGGTGGCGATCAAGATGAGTCCGTTCTTCAGCAGCATTGCCAACATGGCAAAACAATTCAGCGACGCAGGGGCGAAGGGACTCGTCCTCTTCAACCGCTTCTACCAGCCCGACTTCGACCTGGAGACGCTGGACGTCGTGCCGAACCTGAAATTGAGCACCTCCGATGAATTGCGCCTGCCATTGCGCTGGATCGCCATTTTGTATGGGCGCGTCAAGGCGGATCTGGCGCTGACCAGCGGCGTCCATACAGCGGAAGATGTATTGAAAGCCATGATGGCCGGCGCCCGCGTGGCGATGATGACGTCTGAGTTGCTGGCGCGCGGCATCGACCGCATCCCCGCCATTCTGAACGATCTGCGCGCGTGGATGGAAGAGCATGAGTATGAGTCGATTGAGCAGATGCAGGGGAGCATGAGCCAGCAGGCCGTTGAGAACCCCGCAGCATTCGAGCGGGCAAATTACATCCGGGCGCTGGGGTCCTTCCACTAG
- a CDS encoding alpha/beta fold hydrolase, with translation MALYTIEDQTIYLEETGPENAPCAFLVHGWASSSYTWKPLLPALSRRYRCVAIDLPGFGQSPAPSHPPTIAGYADLVACLIEYFSPRQPVLLLGHSMGGQIGATLALRYPMLVERMVLLNPALSGRLSTRVNLLIGPHVLAERFLPLEWLLHLLAKTPLDYTDYLLKPSNFAERARVSEEDYQRIRADARRPGQGRIRAACFQAMRQSDLRGRLAALEPPTLVIWGAEDDIVPLRDAGAVAAEWPAADLRIIPNAGHWPQFEQPDATLRHIALFLGLPPAGVAPSADARDIAELHATAQFLNNSEIGGRLNEAQRMRIASLLQRRVLMPRERLTAAGARGDEMYIVQDGLLEVWLEPVPVGGVRQPPVRIAFMQSGQVAGELGLLEDVERSADLRAGDQPTVVLVLTREALNTLAEDDPALGMRLMQNLAVSLGRRLRHQNWLAQRLEQRAWQGGSVTRLLE, from the coding sequence ATGGCGCTGTATACGATTGAGGATCAAACAATCTATCTCGAAGAGACCGGTCCTGAGAATGCGCCATGTGCGTTTCTCGTCCATGGCTGGGCGAGTTCGTCGTACACCTGGAAACCGCTCCTGCCTGCACTGAGTCGCCGGTATCGTTGTGTTGCCATTGATCTTCCGGGGTTTGGTCAGTCGCCGGCGCCATCACATCCGCCGACGATTGCGGGGTACGCCGATCTTGTGGCGTGTCTGATCGAGTATTTCAGCCCTCGTCAACCGGTGTTGCTCCTCGGTCATTCGATGGGCGGGCAGATTGGCGCCACGCTGGCGCTGCGCTATCCAATGCTCGTTGAGCGCATGGTGCTGCTCAACCCGGCGTTGAGCGGGCGTCTCTCGACCCGGGTGAATCTGCTGATCGGGCCCCATGTGCTGGCGGAGCGTTTTTTGCCGCTCGAATGGTTGTTGCACCTGCTCGCAAAAACGCCGCTCGACTACACCGATTATCTGCTCAAGCCGTCGAATTTTGCCGAACGGGCGCGGGTATCCGAGGAGGATTATCAGCGCATCCGCGCCGATGCGCGCCGTCCCGGTCAGGGGCGTATACGCGCTGCTTGTTTTCAGGCAATGCGCCAGAGCGATCTGCGCGGTCGGCTTGCAGCGCTCGAACCGCCAACCCTTGTTATCTGGGGCGCGGAAGACGATATTGTACCGTTGCGCGATGCCGGCGCGGTCGCTGCCGAGTGGCCCGCTGCCGATCTGCGGATCATTCCGAATGCCGGCCACTGGCCCCAATTCGAGCAGCCGGATGCGACGTTGCGCCACATTGCGCTCTTTCTTGGCTTGCCGCCTGCGGGTGTCGCGCCATCTGCCGACGCGCGCGACATCGCTGAACTGCACGCTACAGCACAGTTTCTCAACAATTCAGAGATCGGTGGACGTCTGAACGAAGCGCAGCGTATGCGTATCGCGTCGCTGTTGCAGCGGCGTGTGCTGATGCCGCGTGAACGCCTGACTGCTGCTGGCGCGCGCGGTGATGAGATGTATATTGTGCAGGACGGATTGCTCGAAGTCTGGCTTGAACCTGTGCCGGTCGGCGGGGTACGACAGCCGCCGGTGCGGATCGCCTTCATGCAGAGCGGGCAAGTCGCCGGAGAATTGGGATTGCTCGAAGATGTGGAACGGAGCGCCGATCTGCGCGCGGGCGATCAACCAACGGTGGTGCTGGTGTTGACGCGCGAGGCGCTGAATACGCTGGCGGAAGACGATCCAGCATTGGGAATGCGCCTGATGCAGAATCTGGCAGTATCATTGGGGCGTCGCCTGCGCCACCAGAACTGGCTTGCGCAGCGCCTCGAACAGCGCGCATGGCAGGGGGGCAGTGTGACGCGGTTACTGGAGTGA